The segment atccGTACAGTTAACAAAGAACAAAAGAAGCAGATTCAGAGTTTGGTTTGATCCTGCTGTGCTGTATGAATGAGGTGGTGCCATTACTCTTTACTGTTCTTGAGTAATGCAGCACTTAATAACAGTGATAGGATCTGCTTCTTGCACTGTTTTGTACTTCCATTTTTTGTATATACTATGTACAACAATGAACAAGACAATGTCTGGATAGATTTTCTTGCAGTGTTCCATCGGATCTCTTGCATATCTGGTACTTCCTCTGCATACTGCTACTGTTTAAATGCTCAAATCTTCAGCTACGTCACTGATTCTTGAGACATGTACACACCACTCGTTTCTATTACAGACTAAATAAACTTATCTatgatttttcttctctcacATCATGCATATGTTGTTCGGCAGTAAACACTAATCAGCTTCAATCATGTTGATCTAATTTCTTCAGTTTTGTTCTGCTTTTCTACCAGTATTGATTACCATATCCTGACCGTACAGCTGGTGCCACATGCTCTTCTACTACAAATTTGTGCAGTCTGATGGAGATGCAGGTGTAAAATGCAAATGGCAGTAAACCTGATTTCACCGTGGTCCTAGCTGCTCCTGCAGACAAGTAGAGGAGGTACTGTACtactgtttgtttgtttggtgttTGCTTCCTGGTACAACTCGTGCGAACTTTTGCTTTTGTGCTGCCTCTTGTTCTTCTCACGAGAGAATGAGTTGGCTTACTAGATTCTGCACTCGTTGGTTGCTATGTTTTCTTCTCTGAATTTTTGTCTGCTCCTAATCTGTTGCTATGTTTCATCTCTGAATTTTTGTCTCCTAATCTGTTGCTATGTTTCATCTCTGAATTTTTGTCTGCTGCTAATCTGTTGCTATGTTTCTTCTCTGAATTTTTGTCTGCTGCTAATCCAATCAATGCCAAATTGCTAAACAGAAGTAGGGGTGGAAGGGGACTGATGCTGTCATGCTGATATGGCTCCCAGCAAAGCATGTGAAGGTTGTCTCCATCATCAACTTTACACTTAAAACTCTAATTCAGAAGCAACCATGTTGATACATTGAGACAAATTTGTCACTTCCTTTCTGTCTTGTCTTGATTTTTCATTGTACACTTGCTAGGAAAGCATACAAAAGCATACATTCCTGAAGATGTGTTGGTTCGCTGTTCTGGACACAGCTCCATTGTTGCAGGAATCAACTGACACTTATAGCAGTATCTTATGTACACTGCTTCTAGACATGGTTCACAATCCTGATACTGGATCAGCAATATCTTTAGATTTCACAGAAACCAAAGATAAACCTACAAAATCTGGAAAAATCTTATCAAAAGTTTAAAATTtcagtttgaatttttttcagagATAACTGAAAAACCGAGTTGTTTCTATTTTTTACCTTGTCCAAAAAGTCCGGATATACCAGTCCTCATCGGGATAGTAAATTGACAAGTTTTTTTTACAGTATTTAAGAGGATGTACGGACTTACTAACGCTAATTTATTCGAGGAATAAACCAAACAgcatatttgtaaataaaacttgtatataagtgTTCTTAActatctaaaagcaaatgataaaaaataaactatgatgaaaaaacctcaaaatcaactccaaatttaagattgaaaatttaaattttggctgataaacataaatataaacgaaaagatgaggccgcgGTTTAGTTCTCCCAACGTCAAATATATATGACTAGATAGTAGTAGCTCTTGATAATTTAACTATAAAATATGTGGTACCTTGTAAAATTGTCTCTCTAAAATGCTCTAATCTGATTTACATACAGAAATTGTTCAGAAGAAGGCACGTCGGCAACCTAGCTCGACTCCGGCCGTCGGCCGGCCTTATCTGCCTATCTGGGTTGATCAATTACTAAGCATGTTTTAATTGGAGGCCGTCCAAATGCAGTGTTGCTTTCACGATTTATTTCGGTTGCTTCCAAGATATGCAGCGTATATGATGATTAATGGACAATGGTGACCCGATGTATATTGATGCATGAATCAATGAATGATGGTACGCTGAGTTGTTGCATAAGGAGTAACTCAACTGATTCCGCGATTTAGGTATCACGAGGTATTTAATTTGTGGTACCTCCTCAGTAAATGATGCTATATACTTTATCTGAATTCAAATATAAATCGTCTTAGACTTTTCACTAGAATTAAAAATTAACAACTCATGTTTTCATTACCCTTCACTCGTATTTATATTGGAAATATGGGTTATTATGGTACCTCTTGGATGACATTAAAAGTCCAGGTAATTTTATTATTCTTGAGATGAGAAAGTATTGGGggttcaatattttttaatgtaaaactTGGTACCTCCAAATACTAGGTACCTCGATGTATTAGAATCTAGTATAAAATTTTGGTACATAAAGATACTTTTTCAAGTACCgtaaaattttcttcaaaaatttatactactagaaaggtagcccgcgcatatgcgcgggcatcttatttaaCTGTGTTAGAAATTTGATTAAGAATGTTTATGATTACTCAATTGTAAACATGTttaatttttcaataatttgtGTGGTGTTTCTATAAATGCTAGTAACCATCGCCagcatataaattctaaactaaaattacttaaaaccatgcatttttggttttataagaaaaaatatatatgaaactaTATATCATTTGTACATAGATATTTTCTACTAAAAATATGGCTAATACGACTACATCATCTAATTAAAAGAGCTAAATATGTTGAAATGTTGATTTAATTGTAAGTATATAGTATTAAAGTATGAAACTGCGGTTTAGCGATAAATGTTTTTCTCAATCagaaaatatattagaaaatgagACTTTTATTGCTCCCAAGTTGTAGTTTATGGTTGTATACTTTGAAGTGAAATTGTGTTAGATTTTGTTTCCAACATAATGCCGAAAAGTCAAATTtcctattatattttatttaaacttttagTTATTTTCATTATATCAGTACTCCTAAAATATTTGAACATTGAGAATgggtttcaaataaaaaaatgttaaatttagaaaagaaaagttcagtcttcaattatttttatcatgttattattattttttctagatttccaTTCATCCAGCATCCCTTAAATGTTTTGATCTCTGCAAGTTGGAATAGAAATATAAGTGGGTTAAGGCCATACAACTTGGCATGGGATAAAGGCATTCTTAAATGTTTTCAATATGTTGTCTATGACAAATAGATCCTAGACGGGGTACATGTTATGACATGAAAAAATGATATAATTAAAAGTTTTTTCTCTAATCTATTAGTGGCAACAGATATCATATGTACAATTTGGATGTTATGATCATCTTAGGAAAGCTTATTTATCTCTAAAAAGATCATTTATTCATAAAAGCGCATCTAAGATCAAGTATAAGTAAATAGCCCCAATATGCATGTTAAGAGAAATTAACTACTTCCACTGATGaggaaaaatatatcaatatttataacaccaaattataTTTATcgaattcaaaatttaatatgCTTTTATAATATAactgttttgtgttgaaaatgttattatgttTTTTATAAACTAATTCAAGTAATTTGACATagacaaaaatttaaaatggcTTGTGATTTGAAACAGGAGGAAAAAGGTCATTAGATGTCTAGCATGGTATTAATAATGAGTTGACCcttttttaaaaacataaggtgggatattttaatttttaataagaaattttagtattttattttatttattggaGGCTTCAGGGTGGATAGATGTAGTCCACAATGCAAGTCAATACgtatattaaattattgatttaatttaaaattacaaTAGTTTAGAAATATCATAAATTGAATATACGGTATACAAATTTATGATTATTTTAAAGtataatttatgttttttacTATAAGTGCTAGCTTGAGGAGAAAGCTGGCTAGACTGGTTAGGCAAAGTCTATTtgtgggagttttttttttcccgtaaAGATAATTTTGGATTTAGTTGCTATGAAGATAAAAAGACCATAGAAGGAATGATAGGGAGAGAGGAACAGGAGGGAGGGAGTTTTAGGATTTTCTTTTAAAGGGAGACCTAACCATATAAGATAGTGGATCCATCGATTTAAGTGGAAACAATGgttagatgttttatttttatttgtcacacttatagattttttttaatttattaaagtGTTACGTGGTGATCGACTTACAAGCGTTTATGGGCATACCATTAGGCCCAGACATTTGTAGTTAGAACGGTTGCATGATCTAATTTTTAGATAACAAAATATGAGCAATAtggattttaaattttatatttcattataAATAACACAACAATTGACAAAAACTGAGAATAAAATTGTAACTTGGGAGTTATGATCATTTAGATGTCCGAATTAATTTTTGATATATTGAGTGTTAATTAGAAAATAGGAGAGGATGGGAGATTCGGAGGGTCGAAGGAGTACATActgcatttgtttttttatctcaTGTAGGTAAGGTGTTGGTGGTTGGGATACCAGATTTATTTTCTTCGAGATGgtgatctaatggttaaaattagCAGGTCCATCAATTCAAAACAAAGTTGACGGTGTGATTATAGAATACAACGTGAGGATATAGAAGAATGCCATGTGGCGGccgagagcgtttataggaaatttaattggtttttaGTATAAAAACTCATTGAgcttcctataaacactcttaGGCCATCACGTGGCACTCGTATAAACGCTCGTAGATCACCACATGTCATATCTCTAAACTAAAAGTAATattaaaaattctgaaaaaaaagaaaaatatctaaatCTGTATAATGTGATTTTATATCTATTAACACTTCCTCCTAAACTCCCGTTGTGTACTTACTATAcgcgtagtagtagtactgtttGCCGAAGGTGTAAACGAAACGTactgtttgcaaaaaaaaaaaaaaggcgaaacAAATAATACTTACGTATAGTAATGTATGTACgccagtggaaaaaaaaaaagggaacgtACATACCCTGCCCGATCCTCACCTGATCCCAATGATGGTGTACGTTCTcctcctatttctttttctatatattaGTTATAGCAAACacgtcattttttttcaaaaaaagtgGGATaccagatttatttttttatggagatctaatggttaaaattaacaggtccaccgatttaaaagaaaatcgacggtgagattatagAATGCCACGTGGCAATCTAGGAGCGTCTGTAGGAGGCCACATGACGacttgagagtgtttgtaggaagtttaatggacttttagtatataatagatgtcGTTCTCTCAATTTTTCGGTGATGTGCATCCTGAAAAATTGGATTGTTTGAGACTTAGGAAAGGATGTTTTATATGGTTTAGCCTTGCATGTTTTGTAAACCAGTTTACTACAGCACATGGGTAGGAACAAAAGCAATGGGCTCTCACTCTTTACCCCTATCATCCCTATTACTGTCCAAATATATTTGCATTCTCTGTTTGATCTATTCCATTCCTGCAAGTCGCTAAAACTTTACTGGTTACTGGTTAGACATTTCTATGAATGCAATAATGCTTCAACGAAacaaattataattatagtgtCCATGAACTAACAAAATCCCAGCAGATGGCATCTTTCAAACTTTAGAACAACAGTTTTCAGCCAGTGGCATATTATATCATGTAATGTAATGGCCCGTTAATTTGACGTCATAATTGTGGAAGTAGGATGCCCATTGTCCTATCACCAAACCTCATGTGGATAATAATAATTGGCACATCCATAACACATGAAAATTTCTAGGAACATGTAAATTTTCCCATTACGCATCATACTTTTGTAAGACACTGAAATCATCAAATTTCAGTACTTCAAATGCTTCAACTAGATCATTTTTTTGAAAAGCATATCACATCGACTAGGACCTTTTAAACCAACCATCAAGTGGGCTCTTCTTTTTTACCCCATATACAACCGTGAATACTATGATACATATCTGCCGTTGCTTGCTATGAAGGCTAGAAAGATACCACTCCAGCATCTCTTAAAgagaaagtgaaaaaaaaaagataaaaagtgATCACACCGCCCCCCTCTCCACATTACAATTTAAATGACAATGTAAATGGCTTCACATGAAAGCATTGTTTACCATGTTGTACTTCTACTAGTAAGCACCAAACATAGTCATTGCAAACCTGCTTTCGCCAaagtttcaggctttcagcggTAAGCAGCTGTGAGATCATAAAAACTGTTTAGGAATTAGTTAAACCCATCATTAAgaccgaaaagaaaaagggagaagAGTATCAGCAGCCAAAAAGATCATGGAAATTTTTATTCCAGGATTACCCTAAACATCTGAACTGAATTTACTGTATAATATAGCTGGATTACAACTAGTCAGCTACAACAGCTCAACACAATGGAATGTAGCAGAAGAAGCAGTAATGGAGCTTAGCTCCAACATGACACCTGCATATAGATCATAGATGGATGGGTACCTGAAAAGGGACCATTTATACAATGGATGATGGATGTTTGAGCCTTGATGGACAGTCCATATCATCATGATGCTGGCGGTGGCTTGGCAACGACGACGGGGAAATCGATGATGACGACTTTGTCCATTGCTGCCATGAACGTGCCTGCAAACTCCAGGTGTTTCTCACGGCTCATGTAGCTCGTCAGATCTTCAGAGCTAATTCCCGAAGGTCGGGGAGAAGACATGAGTGAAGCCCTGCGTCAGCATCTCTTGGTTCAACACGACTTTTCCCCTGCAAAAATGTGACAGATCCAACGAGTTTGCATAACGAATTTTAGCTGTTTCAAGACTGAAAATTACAGGTTTATTCAGATACTGACACTGGTGGTCTTCATCTTAATTCTTAGGCAAATTTTATCAGAATGTACTGAACTTCAGCTAGATTCAGAGCAGAAAACtaagtctgaaactctgaatacaACAGGGGTCGATGTAGTATTATATCACTTTGTCAGAGGATTTCACCATGTCCATCTCTGAAAAAAGCTTTGGTCATGCCATGCAGGATGTCATCCACCACGGTGCCTGCCATGAACATCACCAGGCAAAAGGTTCTTGATTTCCACCATGGCCGAAAAGCGCAAAGCTCCCAGCCTTCGGTGCCTTCTCGCAGAGTGCGATGATCACCACCATGCTGGCCACCATTTTAAGGGCAGAGTGAGTGAGAATTCTGCTCCGGCgaggaccaccaccaccacagacATGAACCACTGTAAAGCTCACTAAGGCCTTCCTTGGCAGTACACTACTACACTTGGTTGAATCATTTCTGCATAGATGGTCAGCGCACACACTGTTGCAGCAGGGAAGAAGAaccattgctgctgctgatgctttgAGCACACAAAGTTCAGATCTATTGTATGAGCCATGATTGGACCGGCCGACATCCATGCGTGGACAAACATATAGGCTGTTCTTCTGCCACTGGAGGCCCCTCTGGCCCTGCAAGATTTGGCTTCAGAAGAGATATCATATCACCATCTGAACCTGAAACTTCAGATCTTGGATCAGGAATTCAGAATTATTCAGCATTGTGCTGGTTCCCACCAATGGAGGTCATGTTTGATCGACTAATCCCAGAATCACACCAATTGGGCCATTCTACCATACTGTTGGTGCCATCAGACTCGACAAACATAGGACAATGAAGccacatgctgctgctgccgtatGAATAGCAGCCACTGTGTGATGTCTGACTAAGCTCTCCCCAAGTAGATCGAAACAAGATGGCAAATTGGCCACTGATTTAGATGCTGTTCAGGAAGAATTTCTCCACGAACTGATGAGTGCGAAAGCCCCAACTTGCCAATAGACATGCATCAAGTTCCTCTCAAATGATCTGATCAACGAACTAATCAACGAGTACTTCAACCTGTTTGCCGGTGGCGTTGTAGGAATGTAGGTACTTTTTTtctgtgtgattttttttgcagGTGTGCTGTTGTTAATAGTAAGCCATTGAATTTGAATACAATGGGATCTTGAATATGATGACAAACAAATGTGGTTTTCTTAACAAGAAACCTGAACGGTTTCTCATATTTACATCAAAACCGCTCCAAAACTAACCTATGACAGCAATCCACGGATCCCCCTGTGTCGATGTTTCTAATATTACAGGTAGTTTCACCTGGCAGAGAGCAGACAGAACAGCAGAAATTTCAAGCAGCTAGTTGCAGGGTCCTAGCTTAGTGGATCATGATCTGTCATGAATATGAGGACTCTACTGTTTTTTGCTGGTTGTTATTTTTCACCAGGGGGGTTAACTTCAGATGATGGCAAGCTATTCCCCCCTTCCGCCGGTGGAGTATATAATGTCCGATTCACCTGGTCAGGTTCATTTCTGAGAACCTGCGATGTCCTTGGCGAATGACCTGTTCCGACGAATAGGCAATTGCATTGATCTGATCTTGATGCTTCAGGAGAACATGGAGGTAATGGTATTATCACTGCACTTGGTACAGGAGACATCGTGTGCTTGCTATCAGGGTAGTCGCACAACGAAATTCTACAAACTGGGCATGTTGAATGGTGCATTAGCCAAATATCTATGCAGGCCACGTGAAAGCCGTGGCCACAGTAGGGAAGAACACGGAGCACATCTTTCTCTTCGTATTCTGCAAGACAGACTACACACCTGCCAGTGATGAAGCAAACAGTTTAGAATCTAGGCTTGGTGGAGTTGGGAACAATTAGTAAAAATCGTATACAGTGTCATCTCATTATTTCTACTTTATTTAGTACAAGACCATAAGAAAGCAAACAACACCAATATAACAGAAGCATCTCACTCCAGATAACAGTCAAATGCATCAAACAATCAAGCTAATCCTCAATAGCAGTACCAGCATTgtctttcaaaaagaaaacctTGCTATTAGCACATCAAGCACAGATGAGGGGGTTTAAGTGTTTGACCCACTTGATGACAGTGACCCATCCTTACCCAAGAGCAGTTAAAATTTTGTATTCCTTTTGATTGATATAGTAGCCTTAGCTGTTCAGTAGCAATGCAAGTTCAGGGATCTCAGGACTCATAGTCAATCTCCAATCAAGCACAATAATCAAGACTTCGGTACTgaagcaactttttttttcctcagggACCAACACCAACATGGACCTAGTTAATCTAtcacataacttttttttttcctgcacgGTGCTGTTTTTTCAAGATGTTTTAGTAGCAGTTGTTTATGACTATGGCTTGCCATGATCAGATATGTATGATACCAGGAAGTGAATAGAAGCAAGCAGACACTTCCCAAATCTCAGTACAGAAAATGCTAAAGGCAACAGCTAATTTTAGGCAACAGGTTGAGTGACTGTTGCTCACAAATTAGCGGTTGTCTAGCACGGCTCAGTTACTGAGCTTCTCACTAATATTAGTAGCTCATAGTGCAGTGTAAGCAACAGTCACATTCAACACTTGCAAACTGAACCATGTGACATACCCAAATCCTCCCCCAAGAATaacactactagtagtactactagttgCATGTTCACGCATACGTGAAGAATGAGAGAACACCAAATGAAAGTAACATCCGCAAGATTCCCCCAACTAAACAGTGATAATGACAAGTGCCGAAGCAGAAAGTATCCAATCCTAATTTTATAATGGGTAGCAGATCCCCTTTCCTCACCCATCCTGAGGGCGCCCTCGCAACTACGAAGACCACAATTTCAACGCCACTACTCACTTCCCCCCCCAATAATCAAGCTAATACTGATATAGTAGTAGAACGTGCGGAATCTGGTTTTGACAGTTCCACTCAAACCGCAGGTTCCACTCGTGATTGGATTCACCCAACGAACGAACAATCAATTCAATTCAATCCCCAATGCAATTAAACAATCGGAGTAGCTGCGGCGCCGCAACACCGCAGAATCGAAGCTTGGATTCGACGCAAACGCGACGGCGTACAGTAGCACGGGCGGAAAACGAATCGGCGATGCGGGGGGAAGGCGAATCGAGGACTTActgggtggaggcggaggcggaggaggaggcggcgggggagaaggCGCGGgtggggaaggcggcgacggcggcggggtcgagGCCCCCGGTCCCGGAAGCGGCCCCGGCGGCCGACGAGGGCtggtggtggccgtggcggTCGACGTAGATGGAGAGGACCCCCGATACGGCgagaggggaggcgcggcggaggcgggcgcggccgcggcgtcgcctGAGGAGGGCGCAGGCGAGGCGGGAGCAGACGAAGACGATGAAGAGGACGCTGACGCAGAACCCCAGCAGCGTCAGCACCATGCTCCTCGACACCCCTGCCGCCGCCATGCCCGCCGCCGCAGTGCCGATCCCGcaacggcgccgcctcctcctccgctcgaGTCCACTACTACTCACTCGACAAAAGCGAGGCTACATGGATGGATGGGATGGGGATTGGTTGAGGTGGAATTTTATGGAAGttgatgggatgggatgggatgggatggtgGGAGGTGATGCGATTTTGCAATgtcaaccgccgccgccgcggagcagCGATTGCGTTTTCTCGATTCGATcgggtgatggtggtggtggtgtagtGGTTTGTGCTACGCTACTGTTGGTGTTGGTAGCTTTCACGGCTGCGGCTGcaacggatggatggatggagcgCGACGTACTAGtagattactactactactactagtagtaggagTACCAGCCTACCAGGGTGGGATGCACCAAGGATGGGTGATGTCGATGATACCATGTCAAACCCACGTAcgcaaatactctctccatccttaaaaaaaaaaactcaacctaaaaATATCCTGATTCGTTGTTATAGGAGAGGTCACATCTCTTTTAAGGTTAAATTttttgacggagagagtacgcAATACCAAGTTTAGTAACGCCCGAAGGAGAACAAAGCTTCGCCCCTAACGCTACGTGAACGAACCtttttaaggttgtgttcttctcccattttcccaacccacatctctcgtttttcgcgtgcatgcttttcaaactgctaaacgatgtgatTTATGTAAAAACTTTtaatatgaaagttgttttaaaaaattatattaatctatttttcaaaaaaatagttaatacttaattaatcatgtaaaaatacgagcttcgttttgcgtgccggggaggagggaAAAAGGTAAGATACGCCTAATTGGGCTATTAAAACACGCACGCACCCCAGAGAGGGAAAAAAGGTAAGATACGCCTTGACcattattaaattaatcactgtggagtagaatttttttttaaaaaaatagtggtgGATGCTCATATGGTTGCATCCAATATATTAGTATGGAGTATATATGGAAAGAACTTCATCGTCTCACCTCACATGTTCTCAGCTTGAAACCGTCCGAATACGACAACTTCTTGGACCAATTGTCTTTGAGTATTCATGCCATGTCATCAAAGTTTCCATTGCATTGATACGAAGATGTAGTTGTGCCATCCCCCTCAAGCAGCAGCATCACCGGTCGTGCAATGGTAATCGTTATCTGCATTGGTCATCTTCAAATACTCATGTTCTTCTCTGCCAATTTCAAGTACCATGCCACGTCTTCTTTCAGTTGCCACTATCGTCTCTTTTTCAACTATTTTTGTTCTCCTCTACCCGTGGATCGCACTAGTATTTCTTCCTCTACGTTGCTCTATGTGTCGCAACCAATTTAGAGGTTGTCTCTAGTTCTCTTC is part of the Oryza glaberrima chromosome 12, OglaRS2, whole genome shotgun sequence genome and harbors:
- the LOC127756623 gene encoding RING-H2 finger protein ATL8-like is translated as MAAAGVSRSMVLTLLGFCVSVLFIVFVCSRLACALLRRRRGRARLRRASPLAVSGVLSIYVDRHGHHQPSSAAGAASGTGGLDPAAVAAFPTRAFSPAASSSASASTQCVVCLAEYEEKDVLRVLPYCGHGFHVACIDIWLMHHSTCPVCRISLCDYPDSKHTMSPVPSAVIIPLPPCSPEASRSDQCNCLFVGTGHSPRTSQVLRNEPDQVNRTLYTPPAEGGNSLPSSEVNPPGEK